In a genomic window of Streptomyces katrae:
- a CDS encoding DJ-1/PfpI family protein gives MRVAVVTFDGFNELDSFIASALVNRCRPDGLEAFITTPTPVVTSMNGVEVTGQRPMEFVREAEVVLIGSGIKTRDVIADDRLLSMLPLDPSRQLIGSQCSGALVLARLGLLAGRPACSDLTTRPFVEQLGVTVLDEPFHVEGNVATAGGCMSSLYLGAWAITRTLGEEAARAAVAYVAPVGEQRETVDRTMSAIGVRDSALL, from the coding sequence ATGCGGGTAGCGGTGGTCACGTTCGACGGGTTCAACGAGCTCGACAGCTTCATCGCCTCGGCGCTGGTCAACCGCTGCCGGCCCGACGGCCTGGAGGCCTTCATCACGACGCCGACCCCCGTGGTGACGTCGATGAACGGCGTCGAGGTGACGGGCCAGCGCCCGATGGAATTCGTGCGGGAGGCCGAGGTCGTCCTGATCGGCAGCGGCATCAAGACCCGCGACGTGATCGCGGACGACCGGCTGCTGTCGATGCTGCCGCTCGACCCCTCGCGCCAGCTGATCGGCTCGCAGTGCTCCGGCGCGCTGGTCCTCGCCCGGCTCGGGCTCCTCGCCGGCCGGCCCGCCTGTTCGGACCTGACGACCCGCCCGTTCGTCGAGCAGCTGGGCGTCACCGTGCTGGACGAGCCCTTCCACGTCGAGGGGAACGTCGCCACGGCGGGCGGCTGCATGTCCTCGCTGTACCTGGGCGCCTGGGCCATCACCCGGACCCTGGGCGAGGAGGCCGCGCGCGCCGCCGTCGCCTACGTGGCACCGGTCGGCGAGCAGCGCGAGACCGTCGACCGCACGATGTCCGCCATCGGCGTACGGGACTCCGCCCTGCTCTGA